One segment of Bradyrhizobium sp. CB2312 DNA contains the following:
- the ccmE gene encoding cytochrome c maturation protein CcmE yields the protein MTRKGRRLAIISAAGVTLTIAIGLILFALRDSIVFFYGPSELAAKAPPPGTRLRIGGLVKRGSLTHEGSSTVIFAVTDLKHDVEVSYTGLLPDLFREGQGVVAEGTVEGPSLLHADTVLAKHDERYMPKGVADKLKQEGTWRSERSARAQ from the coding sequence TTGACACGAAAGGGTAGGCGCCTCGCCATCATCAGCGCAGCTGGCGTCACTTTGACGATCGCGATAGGGCTCATCCTGTTCGCGTTGCGAGACAGTATTGTCTTCTTTTATGGGCCGAGCGAGCTGGCCGCAAAGGCGCCGCCGCCGGGCACCCGGTTGCGCATCGGCGGCCTAGTGAAACGTGGCTCACTCACTCATGAGGGGTCGTCGACTGTCATCTTCGCGGTGACAGACCTAAAGCACGATGTCGAAGTCAGCTACACCGGATTGTTGCCGGATCTCTTCCGTGAAGGACAGGGCGTCGTCGCCGAGGGCACCGTGGAAGGACCGAGCCTTCTTCATGCGGACACCGTGCTAGCAAAACACGACGAGCGATATATGCCCAAGGGGGTAGCTGACAAGCTCAAGCAAGAAGGCACTTGGCGCAGCGAAAGATCTGCGCGAGCGCAATAG